In Alkalihalobacterium alkalinitrilicum, a genomic segment contains:
- a CDS encoding cob(I)yrinic acid a,c-diamide adenosyltransferase — MRLYTRTGDEGKTSVIGGRLTKDDTRVVAYGTTDEVNCFVGQAITQLHPEIFQDILNELVKIQHELFDCGGDLAMLKATEDRPYKANIEMVTFLEERIDEYIKEAPELERFILPGGSPAAATLHVCRTVTRRAERYVSRLQRDSETNPVVLKYLNRLSDYFFAIARVVNHRMGVKDVEYERSAIVFREGKRKGK; from the coding sequence ATGCGTTTATACACACGTACAGGAGATGAAGGAAAGACGAGTGTTATTGGAGGGAGGTTAACAAAAGATGATACGCGAGTGGTTGCCTATGGAACGACAGATGAAGTGAACTGTTTTGTAGGGCAGGCAATTACGCAACTTCATCCAGAAATCTTTCAAGATATATTGAATGAGCTTGTCAAAATACAGCATGAATTGTTTGATTGTGGTGGGGATTTAGCGATGCTTAAAGCAACTGAAGATCGTCCTTATAAAGCGAATATAGAGATGGTTACTTTTTTAGAGGAACGAATTGATGAATACATTAAGGAAGCACCTGAACTTGAGCGATTTATCCTGCCTGGTGGTTCTCCTGCAGCTGCTACTCTTCATGTGTGCAGAACAGTAACTCGTCGTGCCGAGCGGTATGTTTCACGGTTACAACGAGACTCAGAAACAAATCCTGTCGTCTTAAAATACTTAAATCGCTTATCTGACTACTTCTTCGCAATTGCTCGAGTTGTTAACCATCGAATGGGAGTTAAAGATGTGGAATATGAGCGAAGTGCTATCGTATTTCGTGAAGGAAAACGAAAAGGTAAATAA